Proteins from a genomic interval of Triplophysa rosa unplaced genomic scaffold, Trosa_1v2 scaffold243_ERROPOS425983, whole genome shotgun sequence:
- the LOC130550135 gene encoding uncharacterized protein LOC130550135, protein MKRGLLCVGGRLKQSSLSEELKHPVILPKDSHIVELILAHYHAKVCHQGRYLTLMELRANGFWVIGGGKSVAKLIHGCVQCRKLRRPTEQQQMAELPKERVEASAPFLYAGMDCFGPFSIKRFRKEHKRYGIIFTCLSSRAVHIEMLEDLSTDTFINALRCFISLRGAVRQLFCDCGTNFVGARNELRNALKECDVKSLELFLNENQCEFVFNAPSTSHTGGVWERQIRSVRSVLNATLSQCPGRLDDSSLRTLFYEAMAIINSRPLTIDGINNPKSLEPLTPNHLILMKSKIALPPPGKFQREDMYASRRWRRVQYLIEQFWSRWKREYLLNISTRQKWHVPRRNLSVNDIVIIKEDMLPRSRWQLGRVVEVTQGSDGLVRRVKIQTGEQNPKSKQEQHSKPTIIERPIQKLVVLLESE, encoded by the coding sequence ATGAAGAGAGGTCTTCTCTGTGTAGGAGGAAGATTGAAACAGTCATCTCTGAGTGAAGAGTTAAAACACCCAGTGATTCTGCCAAAGGACAGCCACATAGTTGAACTTATTTTGGCCCACTATCACGCCAAGGTCTGTCATCAAGGAAGGTATCTGACACTCATGGAACTCAGAGCAAATGGATTCTGGGTCATCGGCGGTGGTAAATCTGTTGCTAAATTGATTCATGGATGTGTTCAATGCCGTAAGCTCAGACGACCAACAGAGCAACAGCAAATGGCTGAGCTGCCCAAGGAGCGAGTTGAAGCCTCTGCACCTTTCCTCTACGCGGGCATGGATTGCTTCGGTCCGTTTAGTATAAAGAGATTTCGGAAGGAGCACAAGAGGTATGGAATCATTTTCACCTGCCTTTCATCACGAGCGGTTCACATCGAAATGCTTGAAGATCTGTCAACAGACACATTTATCAATGCCTTGAGATGCTTCATTAGTCTCAGAGGAGCTGTTCGTCAACTTTTCTGTGACTGCGGGACGAATTTCGTAGGAGCTAGAAATGAGCTCAGAAATGCTCTCAAGGAGTGTGATGTCAAGAGTCTAGAGTTGTTTCTCAATGAAAACCAATGTGAATTTGTTTTCAATGCTCCCTCAACAAGTCACACAGGAGGGGTCTGGGAGCGCCAAATACGGTCTGTTCGCAGTGTGCTAAATGCCACACTTTCTCAATGTCCAGGTAGACTTGACGATTCATCTCTGAGAACATTGTTTTATGAGGCGATGGCTATCATCAACAGTCGTCCATTGACAATAGATGGAATAAATAACCCCAAGTCTCTGGAACCTTTAACCCCAAACCATCTCATTCTGATGAAGTCCAAAATCGCTCTTCCTCCTCCTGGGAAATTTCAAAGGGAAGATATGTATGCTTCAAGGAGGTGGCGCAGGGTTCAATACCTAATTGAGCAGTTCTGGAGCCGCTGGAAAAGAGAATATCTCTTGAACATTTCTACAAGGCAGAAGTGGCACGTGCCACGGCGGAACCTCAGTGTCAATGACATAGTCATTATTAAGGAGGACATGCTGCCAAGAAGTCGCTGGCAATTAGGTAGAGTTGTTGAAGTCACTCAGGGAAGTGATGGTTTAGTTCGACGAGTTAAGATTCAAACAGGTGAGCAAAACCCAAAGAGTAAACAAGAGCAGCACTCCAAGCCTACTATTATTGAGAGACCAATTCAAAAGTTGGTGGTTCTGCTTGAGAGTGAGTGA